In Festucalex cinctus isolate MCC-2025b chromosome 1, RoL_Fcin_1.0, whole genome shotgun sequence, the sequence tatttatttatttttttgctgtagtaataagtaatgccacagctgatgtacattttgaatgacagggttcctcctattacttcaaaatataaaaatataacatttatagaataaaactacaagtatccaaaatgctataaaaggtaatgtcacattggcccccacatttaactccccccgccaccaacgtcttattgcagatagaaggatgtaaaatgaaaagtgcagtgtgagaatccattgtaaagaacggttagggtttgcattattcaaaaatttggtgccaacattttaacttttactgcaaatgaatatcggcttcaaatatcggttatctgcctccttgactaccgataatcggtatcggtatcggccctgaaaaaagcatatcggtctatctctagtggaatgaagtaaattggatgaaaaatgtggaaggaaattttgaatcttccattaagaatgcatgaggaaaaattgggtacaaaatcgtgaattgtgggtaaggcgtgaatatttggaatatgtttaaattgaaagatgagaatgggatgaatcatgtggaagtaggggtcttccagcctaactatggttacaaataggtgttttaattttctatgtaaaagttgaaatgtatgcggatggacaatatcaactcaactcaatttagtcgacttcaatcaatagagagattaaaatggttttagatttgaccttatatcggctgtcagatttttaacaaggccaatattttctttttcctttttctttttgttttttttgggatgggCCAATCCGAGTGTGTGGTGGGCCCAAGTCGAGGTGCCACTGTAGAAACGATAATACACATCAACTCACGCTTGACCAACCTAAATTTGGGTTTGTCtctttgtgtcctgcagacgtcgctgagaaatatcttcgtcctgaccaagaggacatgaagcctccgaatgttaaagaggaggaagaacatccttacatcgaagaggaagaaaagccctttcgtgtcaaagaggaggaggttgaggatgacgtcaccaagtcaccaatgaccttcgcccctttaaagagtgaagatgaagtcaagggtgagagtgaggagggcagaggggcagagcctccaaacaggatcttaaatcctcaaaacatgattccagaaagtgatgcagaccactgtggatcatcaaaagcaaagagtgatgacataaggtccctttcttatcatgatgatgatgataatctggATGGTAATGATGAACGCGCTGATGatgataggtcgtgtcacactgacgacaaatcctgcgaatgttctcactgtgggaaaacattgagttcaaaaagaagtttgaaaattcacttgagaatacacactggggaaaaacctttttcttgtttagattgtggcaaaagcttctctcagaagtcacatttaacaaaacattcaagaacacacactggggaaaaacctttttcttgctcagattgtggcaaaagcttctctgacaagtcagatttaacgaaacatacaagaagacacactggggaaaaacctttttcttgtttacattgtggcaaaagcttctcttgcaagtcatatttaacaacacataaaagaatccatagtggcgagaaacctttttcttgctcccattgtggtaaaagcttctcttcaaagtcacatttaacaagccacacaataacacacagtggagaaaaacctttttcttgctcagattgtggcaaaagcttctatcggaagtcacatttaacaaagcatacaagaagacacactggggaaaaacctttttcttgtttagattgtggcaaaagcttctcttcgaagtcagctttaaacacatacaagaacacacactggggaaaaacctttttcttgctcagattgtggcaaaagcttctctgacaagtcagatttaacaacacatacaagaagacacattggggaaaaacctttttcttgtttagattgtggcaaaatcttctcttgcaagtcatatttaacaacacataaaagaatccataaatccatagtggcgagaaacctttttcttgctcagattgtggcaaaagcttctctcagaagtcaaatttaacattacattcaagaacacacactgggaaaaaacctttttcttgtttagattgtggcaaaagcttctctcagaagtcagatttaacaacacatacaagaagacacatgggggaaaaacctttttcttgtttagtttgtggcaaaagcttctctgacaagtcagatttaacaacacatacaagaagacacactggggaaaaacctttttcttgctcagactgtggcaaaagcttctcttgcaagtcatatttaacaacacataaaagaatccatagtggcgagaaacctttttcttgctcagattgtggaaaaagcttctctcagaagtcaaatttaacattacattcaagaacacacactggggaaaaactttttgcttgtacccactgtggcaaaagcttctttaatagttcacatttaacaacacatacaagaagacacactggggaacaacctttttcttgtttagattgtggcaaaagcttctcttcgaagtcaaatttaacaacacatacaagaagacacactggagaaaaacctttttcttgtttagattgtggcaaaagcttctctcggaagtcatatttaaaaacacataaaagaatccatagtggcgagaaacctttttcttgctcagattgtggcaaaagcttctctcagaagtcaaatttaacattacattcaagaacacacactggggaaaaacctttttcttgctcagattgtggcaaaagcttctctcagaagtcacatttaacattacattcaataacacacactggggaaaaacctttttcttgctcagattgtggcaaaagcttccctgccaaacgtgaattaagaagccacataagaacacacacgggacagaaaccatattcatgcacaaaatgtgtgaaaagcttcgcttccaccaattctttaacagcacatgcaaaaacacacactggagagaaaccgtattcctgctcagattgtggaaaaagcttctcttccatgtcaaatttaagaaagcacacaagaagacatggtgggaaggaaccattcagttgcagtgtttgtgctaaaagattctcttgtaaaaagctttCTGAgggacacgagtgtgctggtgagaatggcagccatctttgaagcttcaaaaaatgaagggaagtgagactggtgtgctgtaaaagtgtcagtgcgtcttaaaagtgtaaatgtaatgctttcaaaactactcaacctgtaaatattaaatgtttgttgttaatgtgtttaaatgtcaatgtatgttttttttgtatgtaatttaggaagttacttttgtttgcttctgaaagttgttaatggttgtttgttgatgtttgtaggtgttgtgtatttgcttgtgtgaagcacattgatttgccttgtgtatgaaatagaaataaagccaccttgcaattttccccaaataagcgtcgacaatacgttcagacacacaaagccatctgcgattaaaattttttgttgaacagtgttatcactgaaatgattgacgcaaatgtcctactctttgttgctaactcaaccaccacagctccgtgctagctaacacgccatctgctagtgcattttgcacattttatctttctatgtaacaattttgacaTGATTAGCAGGGTGGCAGCcatgggaggagaccttggcggactgaccccccagctacagaagctgactcttgggacatggaatgtcacctctctggcagggaaggagcctgagctggtgtgtgaggcagagaagttccgacgagACATAGTCGAACtgtcctccacacacggcttgggctctggtaccagtcctctcgagaggggttggactctcttccactctggagttgcccatggtgagaggcgcagagcaggtgtgggcagtcAGAAAGAGTTTAAACGCCTCCCTCtggcagaacttctcccttgtcccgggggaggagaAGGTTCCGAGTGggctatgttccgcgcctccattgttgaggcagccgatcggagctgcggccataaggtggtcggtgcctgtcacgGCGGAAATTCTCAAACTCGcaggtggacaccagcggtaagggatgccgtcaagctgaaggagtcctatcgggcctttttggcctgtcggactccggaggcagctgacaggtaccggatggccaagcggaacgtggcttcggcggttgctgaggcaaaaactcggacatgggaggagttcggtgaggccattgaaaatgacttctggacggcttcgaggaaattctggtccaccatctggCGTCTCATgagaggaaagcagttcaccattaacactgtataatggagatggtgtgctgctgacttcgactcgggatgttgtgaatcggtggggggaatacctCAAAGATCTCAATTGCgccaacacgtcttcctttgaggaagcagtctgGCGACTCTgaagtgggctctcctatctctgggatCAAAgtgactgaggtggttggaaagctcctcggggCAGTGTCGATGCGATCCGCCCGGAATTCTTAAAGGCTTTGGATCTTGTGGGGCTGTGGTGATTGACCCGCCTCTACAACattgcgtggacatcggggacagtgcctctggattggcagaccggggtggtggtccccctttttaagaagggggaccggagggtttTTCCAACTTCAGAGGGATCACATTGCTAAGCCTCCCTGATAAGGTCTAAGTTGAGTCCCGGATTCAGAAGGAGcagtggttttcgtcctggccgtggaaccgTGGACCAGCTGTACATCCTCAGCAGGATcatcgagggtgcgtgggagttcactcatccagtccacatgtgttttgtggatttggtgaaggcgttcgaccgtgggTGCTTCGGCAGTATGGGGTAccgagccccctgatacgggctgtttcgTCCCTGTACGACCGATGTTAGAATTTGGTCCGCATCGCTGGCAGTAAgttggattcgtttccagtgagagttggactaCGCCAAGGCTGCCCCCTGTCACCGATTCAGTTCATAACTTTCTAAGAATTTCTATGCGTAGCTGAGGCGtcgagggggtccggtttggctGCCTCCGCACTGCATCGCTGCCCTttacagatgatgtggtgctgttggatctccaactctcactggagcggttcgcagccgagtgtgaagcagttgggatgaagatcagcatctCCAAATCTGAGATCATGGTccacagtcggaaaagggtggtgtGCCCTCTCTGGGTCGGGAATGAGATACtttcccaagtggaggagttcaagtatcttggggtcttgctcACGAGTgaaggcaggatggagcgggagatcaacAGGTGGAGCGGTGCAGTGTCCCGAGTGAtgtggactctgtatcggtccgttgtggtgaagaaagagctgggccaaaaggcgaagctctcaatttaccagtcgacctacgttccaaccctcacctatggtcacaagctgtgggtcgtgactgaaagaacgagatcccggatacaagcggccgaaatgagtttcctctgcagggtgtccgggctctcccttagagatagggtgagaagctcggtcatccgggagggactcagattcgagccgctgctcctccgcattgagaggagccagctgaggtggcttctggttcggatgcctcctagacgcctccctggggaggcgtTCCGGgcgtgtcccaccggcgggaggccccggggacgacccaggacacgctggagagactatgcctctcggctggcctgggaacgccttgggatcccaccggtggagctggttgaagtggctggggagaggaaagtctgggtttccctcctaaatctgctgcccccgcgatccgacctcggataagcagcagaagatggatggaaacaCGTGCCTTCgagcaaataattttttaaaacaaataacttTATCAACTAACTATTTAGTTAATTTGAACAAAACAGTCTCGAAAACATGTAGACAATTTGAATTTAAACAACGTATACAATATCAACAACAAACTTTATCGGAAGTTGAGAAAATCGAAAGTTTTGGAATAATTGAGGACGGGTAAAACGAAGCAAGCGTAGTCGGTATTTGATAATTTTAAGAATATATCGTCTGTTAtagtcttatttttttctttttttttttgtcctgttttcttttccttttgttcGAGTGCACGGTTCTATGTTGTGTGCTCACTGCTAAATTTGCAATTCTCGTGTTCTTTGGATTCTTTGGGGGGTCTGTTGATTTTCCTTAAAAATGTCTAATTGTTTGTGTATTATTGCACTATATCGCCACTGGGTATCTTCAAACTTGTTTTCAATTGCATGTGACGCGTTATATGTTTacaccaaaataaaaagttacgaGTACTTAATTGTGAGTTATTCCGAAATGTTCAAGTTTTTGCATTCAAGTCATAAGTTTTAAAATGCTTGAATTTGCGGGAGCTGGATTTCAAGTGGAAAGGTGTTCTGCCTGTTAATGCCGATCTACAAAGATGCTcaataacacataacaggtgttgTGAACTGGAAGGAGCTGCCTGCAGAGTACAAAATAATGTACAGTACTTCTTCAGCACCCACATCAACTGCTGCAAAATTTATTGACACTCGAGCTGAATGTAAAGGAAgggaaactgactttttttaaattatttttttaaagatatataATTATGGGCGTTTTATGCCACGCCACTGAAGACTGAGCGTTCTGCCGCATGCTTAATCCAAGAATCCTGCACAATTGAGGAGTCTGCTTTCGAGAAGGAACAGGAAGCATAAATGTGTAATGTAAACGTGGAAACCacccggtgtaataaccttatttattgattgattgaatttttattatttaattttattttcattattattattattattattattaatttactcTCAggcgtaataaccttatttattgattgattgaatttgcattttattatgattattatttattcaatctctggtgcaataaccttatttattattgattgaatgaattatttattttattattacgcTTTTGTGAATGAATATATTCCATCACGACAGAAATCAGTTTGCGTCCACCTTGTTGTTTTGACAAAACCACCGTCAAAGACACGATTTACTGCAATTACGCTACATTGGCCATTCGGTGGCGCTGCGCTACACTACTACTTAACATtactttgagttttttttatttattttttttattatttgctgTAAGACATACAAACATGGTAACAATCAAAGATTTTCAGTATAAGTCAACATTACTTTGAGTTAAGATAGTTTACGTTTaggctgagttaaaaaaaaaaaaagacggaatTGGAGACCACGTGTTTCCGGTAGAGCTCCACTCACGTGTATGGGGCTCTCGGCTATCCAGTCGTTCATGTATTCAGGTCAGTGTTCTCGGCCTCGTTAGCTTAGCttatcttagcttagcttagcttagtttagcttagcttagcttaactcgctagccgctaacaaagagaagcacataacacgtggtcaggaagagaccaagtgtgactttgtcggcattattgtgccaaaatgtcggcgagaacgacaccaaaggacgaggaggaactctttggaggaaaagaagagaacgagcaacattttcaaccgctggacgatgtttgcgaggagcctcgaattgtgctacacgcagcaggtttgtacacttctaATTACTCCGCCTTGCTTAGCACTACTATatagcgttaaaaaaacaaaacaaaacatgcagtcAGGACGGTTAAACAGTCATCGGACAGTCATACCAATGTAACAGTCGTGTGCGTAGGGTTTTAATCAAGATGCTCGAGTGATTTATTTGCTCTGTAGAAGACAAAATGGGACACAGTTTTTCGTATTCGTCATCTGCACCACATGTGCTGCTTCCCCCTGCAACTTAGTGTCGCGATGTCCACATCTGCATTTCTTTTCTAAGATGAATGGAATATATTCTTCCAAAAATGTTAAGTAATGCTAAGCACCTTCATTTATACAGAACTGGCCAGAAAAACAcagtatttgttattttatttcaaccgcCCAAAGAAAATGGGAAAGCAATGCATTGGTTAAAGTgggacagtatttatttatataaatatttatttttttttttacttttttatttaaatgtattattattattattattattatataattattctgttgtttttatttctatttctatttatattttgcaataattttttaaaatgttttttaatatccatttttattttcattttatgcatttatttgttcatgtcttcattcaccttatttatttaaatttatttattattctgttgtttttatttccatttatattgtacttttttttttttttaaaagtttgaatatcattttttattttcactttatgcatttatttgttcatgtcttcatttactttttaattttttaaatttttattttaacagtttCGGTCCTCCATACAGAAGAAGTGTGAGCGGGATTGTGGGCCGTTTGGAGATGCAATGTAGCCAACTCGCGGCCTGTCGTCGTGGCAACCCTCATTTGCAGgaacattaaaatgaatccgattaatcTGAAATAGTGCTGGGCGATATATATCGGCATGACGATAGAAAAATGTTTATTGTGCCCTTTCTTACCTAACAGCATAAGACAAATAGCCAAATATTTCTAGTTGACTGTTGaataattcaaaattaataaaacttaAGCAGTCTAAAGAAGAGTCGTCACAAAGGAAACGGAAGATCAGTAAAAATCTCATCTTCTTATTTTTGCCTTTTACTGTTTGAGGGTATTCGACACTTGTGGATTAAGAAAGGAGTAGTTAACAATTTTTACCACTTTTCAAAAGGATTATTATTTCTTCAAAGTTAATGCCCATTTTTGGATtacttttgagatttttttttacttttcatttttcggATTTTTGCGTTTATTCTTTTTTATCTTTTGATGGATTACCTGTTTCTTCATTGAGTATTTGGAATTACCAATGACTGagtattcatttaatttgataaaggtATAAACTTAACGTCCatttattttaacttatttatttattatacgttttatttacttatattaTCCTGCTTTTACAAACCAAAATAGATCTAATGTTTGCCGTTTTATATGAGAGTTGAGTTTCAATaaatattgggggaaaaaaagtctattAACTGTTTGTTTATGATCTTTTCCTCCATCAAGCAGCTTAATCGAGAAGCTACATTTGATATGAATCAATTCGCTCAGTTTGAAGCCGAGCATATACGTATTTACGTATAAGCGGTAAGTGAATCTGGAACAAAACGCACGAAGAAAACCCAACAAAAGTCAACCGAACTACAAGAGTCTTTTGCGCGGGTCACCCCGTATAACAGAAACTCGCctcgctgggaaaaaaaaaaaaaaagacagaggcGATGGCGCGTTTGATTGCAGATTCAGTAAAACCGAAtgcttgtgtttattttgatataattgCATATTTGCCACATGCAAATAATGTTATATGCTGTTAATCTACAACTCGAGCTGCACTACAAAGCTACTTTCATAAGAAAGTTGAAACTTTgcactttggaaaaaaaataaatatttttttgcatttaatttatgactgtctgaactttattttttttatgccttataaAAATGTCTAGGCCGCCGTGCctcctttgtttacattttttattttatattgcagcCCTACTAGATTCATTTGTGACATTCATTAAATgttacacacaaataaaatgtgaaattgtaaGCAAAGTACGTTGTATCattggggtgtgaattgcctagtacctgacgattcgattcgtatcacgattcataggtcacgattcgattcgatgccgattaatccccatccgaatttataagtcgattgttgcgatttatttttttaactaaaattttgaaaatgctattcagtaaacttgtacatgtacactgttaagatttgtatgaaaatgtattatttatttatctgaaacttcagtcattactgtgagccactgtataggtcgcttgcacatcgtaatgcatcatgggaattttttcttcgggcgccatattgggtgtccgccggttcacaaggtacactcgcgagttacacggtagagcttatcaacctgatgtaattttcgcagcattttcacgatttaccggaagatcaaaaacaacgatacaggcagaaggtgtctctgtgtggtgggattgatcctaattacgtcctgaccaagggtgaattttttttgacggagaaagcttgctggccaaatgtgacttctctggacatctttcactacctcgtgttgacaacatgctccataacacgccaacaaatccctggaggcttacaattattttgtaagcgggtggatacagagtgtaaactttaacatcgcatcagaagaaacggttgctgttgcacgtaagtaaaccacatggtgttggtaattctgcacacaaaaatgttgatttgttctcaggcttcctgttattgtgtttacatgcacagctgggtttacctgatgtggtttttctaatcattttataacaggcaaatatgtcagagcgtataagaataaaaagtaactgcacagcctccccgtggcttaattaaatttaatgctaccctttcactagttacatgttacttaatcaacttattctaaatcaggggtgtcaaacataaggcccgggggccggatcaggcccgcaatggggtttaatccggcccgcgagatagttttgtaaagttaaaaaaataaaaataaaaaaaaaagtaatgtcggtccaattaatcagccggccacaatcaaagcttataaattcacaattacacaagtaagtctcagttgagcaatgcaacttgtacatggaattgctctgaatgtcgttattttaaaaacaatttaaagtgagtttgtttaaaaaataaaaacatgaatcaaataCAAACGTGCTGAATAatacacacattcaactacacattgacaaggattaacgtccgtataacttcattaacggcacccggcacacaatcagtgaacaatgtacaggtttatgcaaaaaaatttggggacaatatttgtacagatgcgccccgcaatttagggctggcccacaaatagcgaaaatctgcatgtaattgacggcaacgttttaaaaattattttacatttttaccgatccggcccacttgcgaatatattttcctccatgtggcccctgagctaatatgagtttgacacccctgttctaaatggttaaggttaaccactctcagaggacgtatttttagtttcagtttccagtacaataaaacgtgttcatggtaactactgagcatactgacagcttttcttatgatctcacggttaaggaggctgtcacaacacccaatttctgtctggtgccggatggcaacaattcccatcacttgtcacgacaacaccaatattattaccaggtatgtatggctttactttttgtagtttcttatttaattctatgtttcatattttcattacaatgtttgtaatattttcagattcaggcacagatgagtttaactggacggacttctgcgactttgtggtgtggacaaagtgtgattgagcgagtccacccagatcgctcgttttggccagttggaaaagccagagttttttttccccccaaaatcccctccttacctgaactgctcgggagagcatttactagatcagcagtggacttccagtgttcctgctcagccgctgtcacctaccacttgctcatgtacttcaaagatgcggaataaagtagttttttgtgctgcagcagattgtaaaatcaaatgatatcacttgaagtgtgccaatctagactgccaaaaggacagtggttttgtgacaagtgtgaaacaaggattattgggaaaactgaaacacagtactggtacttgtctttcattaaacaaatttaaaagagagcaactttttcctctgtacatagtataatgaaagtcattgcgtaccccatcaacattacatcataccgtcatctcaggatggtaggcacctgtgctaaaataaactacattaattaacagttcaatttttaaccctgaaattactacatctaatcattattcacttcattttttgtgcttttagaaataatagagatttatgccattactttaagagggaccatattgcacattgagtcaaatcctgtcatttgtattatgtatagctttgtaaacaaacccaacaatagaatttgtataaacgctgcctttattagcgccaaacaaacagtcgcatgttgtcgtcctccaatgctttgatgctcgccttcgtttccatcatgtcattggcaatcaagtcggtgtggcatgagatccctaaagaaaaaaataaataaataataaaaaaaaaatacggtaccagtaataggtttaatatagtaaagtagtatagtttttttgtcagtgtaaaagaaatgtacacattttgttgcattttttaatgtatgaacattgctacaggcaaatacttatttctataaa encodes:
- the LOC144006419 gene encoding uncharacterized protein LOC144006419; protein product: MSARTTPKDEEEHFGVKEENEQHFQPLDDVCEQPRIVLHTADVAEKYLRPDQEDMKPPNVKKEEEHPYIEEEEKPVRVKEEEVEDDVTKSPLTFVPLKSEDEDEDGEAELPSSSSTRQHMTTEDIGEKYLRPDEQELKSHANEEEEDEEKEEEEEHPYFKEEKNPLCVKKEEVEDDVTKSPMTFAPLKSEDEVKGESEEGRGAEPPNRILNPQNMIPENLTTHTRRHTGEKPFSCLDCGKSFSLKSNLTLHSTTHTGEKPFSCSDCGKSFSRKSYLTTHKRIHSGEKPFSCSDCGKSFSQKSNLTLHSRTHTGEKLFACTHCGKSFFQKSNLTLHSTTHTGKKPFSCSDCGKSFPAKPELRSHIRTHTGQKPYSCTKCVESSDGKMKPRKAVKPPKDEEEHFGVKEENEQHFQPLDDVCEQPRIMLHAADVAEKYLRPDQEDMKPPNVKEEEEHPYIEEEEKPFRVKEEEVEDDVTKSPMTFAPLKSEDEVKGESEEGRGAEPPNRILNPQNMIPESDADHCGSSKAKSDDIRSLSYHDDDDNLDGNDERADDDRSCHTDDKSCECSHCGKTLSSKRSLKIHLRIHTGEKPFSCLDCGKSFSQKSHLTKHSRTHTGEKPFSCSDCGKSFSDKSDLTKHTRRHTGEKPFSCLHCGKSFSCKSYLTTHKRIHSGEKPFSCSHCGKSFSSKSHLTSHTITHSGEKPFSCSDCGKSFYRKSHLTKHTRRHTGEKPFSCLDCGKSFSSKSALNTYKNTHWGKTFFLLRLWEKPFSCSDCGKSFSQKSNLTLHSRTHTGKKPFSCLDCGKSFSQKSDLTTHTRRHMGEKPFSCLVCGKSFSDKSDLTTHTRRHTGEKPFSCSDCGKSFSCKSYLTTHKRIHSGEKPFSCSDCGKSFSQKSNLTLHSRTHTGEKLFACTHCGKSFFNSSHLTTHTRRHTGEQPFSCLDCGKSFSSKSNLTTHTRRHTGEKPFSCLDCGKSFSRKSYLKTHKRIHSGEKPFSCSDCGKSFSQKSNLTLHSRTHTGEKPFSCSDCGKSFSQKSHLTLHSITHTGEKPFSCSDCGKSFPAKRELRSHIRTHTGQKPYSCTKCVKSFASTNSLTAHAKTHTGEKPYSCSDCGKSFSSMSNLRKHTRRHGGKEPFSCSVCAKRFSCKKLSEGHECAGENGSHL